TGAATTGGTTTTGTTAAAAGCAGAAGCTGCCAATGAACTCGGACATACCATTGAGGCTGTGGAGTTGGTGAATATGATCCGTGATCGGGCTGGATTGTTCTCCATTTCGTCATCGACGGATCAAGGTAAGTTGCGTGAAATAATTCGTCATGAGAGACGTGTGGAAACCGCGTTCGAAGGAATACGTATCTACGATATGAAACGCTGGAGAATTATGAATAAACTCGATGGATTAGTACTTGATGGTACGATGCCTGATTATAAAACAACTTATATTAAAGAGTACTTTTATTTGCCTCTTCCTTACAGTGAAATAGAAAAGGCCGGAGGTATATTAGTCCAAAATCCAAACTATAAGTAACAACATTTATAAATGAAGGTATAATTAAAAAGTATATTCATGAAAAAGCAAATATTATATTCAGCATCATTTATCGTTAGCACTTATTGTTCTTCTGTTTTAGAGTAACAGATGTGTCTTGCTAAATCAGGAAAAGACACATTATTACTTCCCGCTTCCGACAGAAGAACTGGTTATTAATAAAAATTTAAAACAAAATCCAGGTTGGTAATCAATTATGAGAAAGATTCTTTATTCTGTAGCCGCTTTGGCTACATTGAGTTGCTCGGCGTGGGCAAAGGGAAAAGAAGCAAAGAATGTGCTGTTTATCCTTGTCGATGATATGCAGAAGACCTGCATCCATGCCTATGGTAATAGTCAGGTCGTATCACCTAATATTGACAATATAGTCAATCAAGGCATTTCTTTTACGCATACCTATACGAACGGTTCGTTGGGAGGAGCCTTATCTATGCCTAGTCGTGCCATGATAATGACAGGTCGAGGCGTCTATGAAGTGAGTGGTGATGGAGCTGTGATTCCGGAACAACATGTCACATTGCCGGAGTTATTGCGTTCGAATGGATACGAGACATTTGCTACCGGAAAATGGCATGCTGACCGATTGGCTTTTAATCGTTCATTCGCCCAGGGAGAAAACATCTTTTTCGGAGGAATGCATTCCTATGAAACGAACGGGCATGTCGCTCCCCGTTTGAACCATTATGACCCGGAAGGAAAATACGACAAACCTTTTGTTGGAGATAAATTCTCTTCCGAGATGTTTGCCGATGCCGCTGTTGATTTTCTGAATAAAAGAAAGAAGAATGACAAACCATTCTTTGCCTTTGTCGCTTTTACTTCGCCGCACGATCCGCGTATGAAGCATCCGGAATATGGACATCACTATAATCCGGAAGACGTGGAATTGCCCGTTAATTTCCTGCCACAGCATCCGTTTGATAATGGAGAATTAAAAATCCGTGATGAGGTCTTATTACCTTTCCCCCGGACAGAAGCTATGATGAAGAAGGATTTGGCTGACTATTATGGCATGATTAGCGAAGTCGATACACAAATCGGTCGTATTATGAATACCTTGCGGGAAAAAGGAGAGTTGGAAAATACGATTATTGTCTTTGCTTCCGATAATGGTTTGGCTGTCGGTCGTCATGGGCTTTTGGGTAAGCAGAATTTATATGAACATAGTATCAGTGTCCCCATGGCAATGATTATCCCTGGTATGGAGAAAGGAACGAGTAAGGACGTCGATTGTTATTTGTATGATATTTATCCTACGCTTTGCGATTTGCTGCA
This is a stretch of genomic DNA from Parabacteroides chongii. It encodes these proteins:
- a CDS encoding RagB/SusD family nutrient uptake outer membrane protein is translated as MLNQEKTHYYFPLPTEELVINKNLKQNPGW
- a CDS encoding sulfatase-like hydrolase/transferase, with the protein product MRKILYSVAALATLSCSAWAKGKEAKNVLFILVDDMQKTCIHAYGNSQVVSPNIDNIVNQGISFTHTYTNGSLGGALSMPSRAMIMTGRGVYEVSGDGAVIPEQHVTLPELLRSNGYETFATGKWHADRLAFNRSFAQGENIFFGGMHSYETNGHVAPRLNHYDPEGKYDKPFVGDKFSSEMFADAAVDFLNKRKKNDKPFFAFVAFTSPHDPRMKHPEYGHHYNPEDVELPVNFLPQHPFDNGELKIRDEVLLPFPRTEAMMKKDLADYYGMISEVDTQIGRIMNTLREKGELENTIIVFASDNGLAVGRHGLLGKQNLYEHSISVPMAMIIPGMEKGTSKDVDCYLYDIYPTLCDLLHIQPTPSVTGKSLLPVLHGATKHRDQLFLAYNSFQRGLVKDGWKYIIYNVDGVITEQLFNLQTDPDEMVNLAADAKYDFKKQAYKRILKEEMKKNNDFCNLDLHYWMGRPGKMSWDEASKLYVY